The Mycobacterium paragordonae genome segment TACGTCCGGCGATGCCGGGTAACCCGGTCAGCCTCAACGCGGTTCGTGCTGTCGCTGCGGCCCGCGCGGTCTACGCCGATTACGCCACCGGGCGCAACTGCCGGCCCACCAACGAGCGCCTGGCCGCCGACACCGGTTACTCGGTACGCACCGTACAACGCGCCGACACCGCGCTACGGCTGCTGGGGGTGGCCACCGAGGTGCTGCGCGGCCGCCAACGCACCCGCGCCGAACGGTTTGCCTCCTGGCGGGTCGGCGACCGGCGCCGCGGCTGGGCCAGTGTGTGGGCGCTGCACGACAACCCGTTGCTGCCCAAGGGCATTGGTGCGCTGTCACCCCACCCACGTAGTGGTCCTTTTAAGGAGAAAACCCCCAGTTCTTCAGTTGTCACTACCGGCACCGGCCGCCCTGCGGGCGTCCGGCAAGACGGCGCTGCGCGCCGCCAGGCTCCGGACCAGGGCGCGCTGGCGCTGGCTCGGGCCTGGCGTGCTGATGCCCACGCCCCACCGTGGGCGCACCGGCACAGCGCACAGGCCTGGGCACCGGTGTTGGCCGCACCGGCCGCACACGGCTGGACCCCGCGCGATCTCAACCAGCTCATCACCGACTGGATCGGGGTAGGGCATTGGATCGCTGCGCGCCCGCACAAGCCGATCGGCCTGCTGGGGGCGGTGTTGGCCTGGCACGGCACCGACAACCTTGATGAGCGGCCCGCGGCCGCCGACATGGCCCGCGAAGCCCAGCAGCTGGCCGCCGACCGCGCCCGCATCATCGCCCAACACACCGCCCGCGCCGAACACGCCACCGCGCGGGCGGCCGCCCGCGCCGCACTGGGCGGGCCCGGCCATACCGCTGCACGTGCCGCCGCGGCCGCGGCCGCCCGCGGCGCGGCCCAGCGCCGCGGGCACACCGCTGCCGCCGACGCCGCCGACCTGGCGGCGCGGGTCGCTGCGGCGCGCGCTTGAAACCCGCGGACAGTTACGTTT includes the following:
- a CDS encoding helix-turn-helix domain-containing protein, giving the protein MARTGPRAQALLEASCRSIAAAIVLELGEAPYAGVPCWSGRAQRWAAVTVPVAYHARYDTDVRPAMPGNPVSLNAVRAVAAARAVYADYATGRNCRPTNERLAADTGYSVRTVQRADTALRLLGVATEVLRGRQRTRAERFASWRVGDRRRGWASVWALHDNPLLPKGIGALSPHPRSGPFKEKTPSSSVVTTGTGRPAGVRQDGAARRQAPDQGALALARAWRADAHAPPWAHRHSAQAWAPVLAAPAAHGWTPRDLNQLITDWIGVGHWIAARPHKPIGLLGAVLAWHGTDNLDERPAAADMAREAQQLAADRARIIAQHTARAEHATARAAARAALGGPGHTAARAAAAAAARGAAQRRGHTAAADAADLAARVAAARA